A single genomic interval of Synechococcales cyanobacterium CNB harbors:
- a CDS encoding ABC transporter permease yields the protein MTTYILRRLLLMVPTVIGMTLLVFLLVAASPGGIGAALTVAAGGQMDSSTRAAQQAYLEDRYGLDDPIVVQYLRWLGRVSPVKFGTRDQVVPGGEVVRPPKSVKPMPAWWLYIDGLPRAERESFTFEPNASAEDKTRAYRRASNDYARARFAYLRAKTEFEIALGERLRKAGHGSLVKDDGTLRSFSSRSVPKGSVPGADDDAVVERFAAMQEAYQAAQRALARLESVFAARPFPQAGFGISGVVWVAAPDLGMSFSRSRPVSALIRDALPVTLMLNLLAFPIIYAVAIPTGMLAATRQGSWFDVLSGAFFVALWSVPVVWAGVLAMGYLANQVTGLGAFPVAGLHSNDAAAYTFLPTRGDDGSWQRGYLLDTLWHVALPVACLVYGGFAVLSKQTRAAMLDNFNADYVRTAKAKGVSGKDIVLRHVFRNSLLPLITMFVSVFPAMLGGSVVVERIFSVPGMGSLIIEAIFLRDREVLLANALIVGLINMLALLLADILYALADPRISYN from the coding sequence GTGACGACCTACATCCTCAGACGCCTGCTGCTGATGGTCCCGACGGTGATCGGGATGACGCTGCTGGTGTTCCTGCTGGTCGCGGCCAGCCCGGGGGGGATCGGCGCGGCCCTGACCGTCGCGGCGGGAGGGCAGATGGATTCCAGCACCCGCGCCGCGCAGCAGGCCTATCTCGAAGACCGCTACGGCCTCGACGATCCCATTGTCGTTCAGTACCTCCGCTGGCTTGGCCGGGTCAGCCCTGTGAAGTTCGGCACGCGCGACCAGGTCGTGCCGGGCGGCGAGGTCGTCCGCCCGCCCAAGAGCGTCAAGCCGATGCCCGCGTGGTGGCTGTACATCGACGGACTCCCCCGGGCCGAGCGGGAGTCGTTCACCTTCGAGCCGAACGCATCGGCCGAGGACAAGACGCGGGCCTACCGGCGTGCGTCGAACGACTACGCGCGGGCACGGTTCGCCTACCTGCGAGCCAAGACCGAGTTCGAGATCGCGCTCGGCGAGCGGTTGCGCAAGGCCGGGCACGGTTCGCTCGTAAAGGACGACGGCACGCTCCGTTCTTTCTCGAGCCGCTCGGTCCCGAAAGGCTCGGTGCCGGGCGCGGACGACGATGCGGTCGTCGAACGATTCGCGGCGATGCAGGAGGCCTATCAAGCCGCCCAGCGGGCGCTCGCGCGGCTCGAGTCGGTCTTCGCCGCCCGCCCGTTCCCCCAGGCCGGGTTCGGCATCTCCGGCGTGGTGTGGGTCGCAGCGCCGGACCTGGGCATGTCGTTCAGCCGTTCGCGTCCGGTTTCTGCGCTCATCCGCGATGCACTGCCGGTCACGCTCATGCTGAACCTGCTGGCGTTCCCGATCATCTACGCGGTGGCGATCCCGACGGGGATGCTGGCCGCGACGCGCCAGGGGTCATGGTTCGACGTGCTCTCGGGCGCGTTCTTCGTCGCGCTGTGGTCGGTGCCCGTCGTGTGGGCGGGCGTGCTGGCGATGGGCTACCTGGCGAACCAGGTCACCGGACTCGGTGCGTTTCCCGTCGCGGGGCTGCACTCGAACGACGCAGCCGCGTACACCTTCCTCCCGACGCGCGGCGATGACGGCTCATGGCAGCGTGGCTACCTGCTCGACACGCTCTGGCACGTCGCGCTCCCTGTAGCCTGCCTTGTCTATGGCGGGTTTGCCGTGCTGAGCAAGCAGACGAGGGCCGCGATGCTCGACAACTTCAACGCCGACTACGTCCGCACGGCCAAGGCCAAGGGGGTTTCGGGCAAGGACATCGTCCTCCGCCACGTCTTCCGGAACAGCCTGCTGCCTCTGATCACGATGTTCGTCAGCGTGTTCCCTGCGATGCTCGGCGGCTCGGTCGTGGTGGAGCGCATTTTCTCCGTGCCCGGCATGGGGAGTCTCATCATCGAGGCGATCTTCCTGCGTGACCGCGAGGTGCTGCTCGCCAACGCGTTGATCGTGGGCCTGATCAACATGCTGGCGCTTCTGCTTGCCGACATCCTGTACGCCCTGGCCGATCCTCGCATCTCGTACAACTGA
- a CDS encoding ABC transporter permease gives MTTGDNIPKVVRTVGPAEAVTGVQLMQGIGHQPAQGFWTEAWARVVRRPGAFLGLCWLAIVVFFAVFAPFIASGHPILLWEIGPDGSVQRVHSPMFDHLGPTDALLALGAIAWGATLLLPLRTARSKRLAVLFVGSLQAAFIVAVCAGVRAAFRTPDAPDWMRSMHANSSFRWVSVGVVTFLVSLPVLLIPFLESLVHRLFPVACAALAGGLSVALTWHDPIPSFTYRAREARGEIRTLHTLIPYSPGQGSTSLDLQPPRSTPMSAIIDGLTQDLARELGVGSFQDDPRWQVRKRPTDPLLSETPPTAGLASSLGVHLRANAGLLPRSPADLLAEYESRRDRDEFRSIRDVFAWLESLGRAKFWLGTDSIGQDVLSQMLHACRLSISIGLVSTGIAVLIGVTMGALMGYFGGWVDMLLYRVVEVFMAIPVLFLLIVAAAVLPRNTYVMMVIIGCVSWTGAARFIRAEFYKLRGQDFVQSARAVGLPLRSILFKHMLPNGVTPVLVDASFAIAAAILAEAILSFLGLGPANQASWGRLLSDANNQVGDFVPWLALFPGAAIFFTVLSYNLIGEALRDAIDPKLKKARV, from the coding sequence ATGACCACCGGCGACAACATCCCGAAGGTGGTGCGAACGGTCGGACCGGCCGAGGCGGTGACCGGCGTGCAACTGATGCAGGGCATCGGCCATCAGCCGGCGCAGGGGTTCTGGACCGAGGCGTGGGCGCGTGTCGTGCGCCGGCCGGGCGCGTTCCTCGGGCTGTGCTGGCTGGCGATTGTCGTGTTCTTTGCCGTGTTCGCTCCCTTCATCGCCAGCGGGCACCCGATCCTGCTCTGGGAAATCGGGCCGGACGGCAGCGTGCAGCGTGTCCACTCGCCGATGTTCGATCATCTCGGGCCGACCGATGCGCTGCTCGCCCTGGGCGCGATCGCGTGGGGCGCCACGCTCCTACTTCCCCTGCGGACGGCGCGATCGAAGCGCCTGGCCGTGCTGTTCGTCGGCTCGTTGCAGGCCGCGTTCATCGTCGCCGTGTGCGCCGGTGTGCGGGCGGCGTTCCGAACCCCTGACGCCCCGGACTGGATGCGTTCGATGCATGCGAACTCGTCGTTCCGCTGGGTGAGCGTCGGCGTCGTCACGTTCCTCGTTTCGCTGCCCGTTCTGCTGATCCCGTTCTTGGAGTCGCTGGTTCACCGCCTATTCCCGGTCGCGTGTGCCGCGCTTGCCGGTGGTCTGAGCGTCGCGCTGACGTGGCACGATCCGATCCCCTCGTTTACCTATCGCGCCCGCGAGGCTCGCGGCGAGATCCGCACGCTCCATACGCTCATCCCGTACTCACCCGGCCAAGGCTCGACCTCCCTCGACCTCCAGCCGCCGCGCTCGACGCCCATGTCGGCGATCATCGACGGCCTGACGCAGGACTTGGCCCGCGAGCTCGGCGTCGGCAGTTTTCAGGACGACCCACGCTGGCAGGTCCGCAAGCGACCGACCGATCCGTTGCTTTCCGAGACCCCCCCGACCGCGGGGCTTGCCAGCTCGCTCGGCGTGCATCTGCGGGCCAACGCAGGCCTGCTCCCGCGATCGCCGGCGGACCTGCTCGCGGAGTACGAGTCTCGGCGGGACCGCGACGAGTTCCGATCCATCCGGGACGTCTTCGCGTGGCTTGAATCGCTCGGGAGGGCGAAGTTCTGGCTCGGCACGGACTCGATCGGCCAGGACGTGCTGAGCCAGATGCTGCACGCCTGCCGACTGTCGATCTCGATCGGCCTCGTCTCGACCGGCATCGCCGTGCTCATCGGCGTCACGATGGGCGCGCTGATGGGCTACTTCGGCGGGTGGGTGGACATGCTCCTCTACCGCGTCGTCGAGGTCTTCATGGCGATCCCCGTCCTCTTCCTGCTCATCGTCGCTGCGGCCGTGCTGCCCCGAAACACCTACGTGATGATGGTCATCATCGGGTGCGTTTCGTGGACCGGCGCGGCCCGGTTCATTCGCGCCGAGTTCTACAAGCTCCGGGGGCAGGACTTTGTGCAGTCCGCGCGGGCGGTGGGGCTGCCGCTGCGTTCGATCCTGTTCAAGCACATGCTTCCCAACGGCGTCACGCCGGTCCTCGTGGACGCCTCGTTTGCCATCGCGGCCGCCATCCTCGCCGAGGCCATCCTGAGTTTCCTCGGCCTCGGCCCCGCGAACCAGGCGTCGTGGGGACGCCTGCTGAGCGACGCCAACAACCAGGTCGGGGACTTCGTGCCGTGGCTCGCGCTCTTCCCGGGCGCCGCGATCTTCTTCACCGTGCTCTCGTACAACCTGATCGGCGAGGCCTTGCGCGACGCCATCGACCCGAAGCTGAAGAAGGCCCGTGTCTGA
- a CDS encoding site-2 protease family protein: protein MHWTFLLLVGWIVFVSLTRGGDLVGTAWSLGFVAALFTCVVLHELGHALAARRYGIATRGITLLPIGGVAALERMPTEPVQEIVIALAGPAVNVVIAGLLFGLLAAFGDVRPTGTPVLFVGEHYGFVTHLAIVNVALVLFNLLPAFPMDGGRVLRALLATAMSYADATEWAARVGGLMAALFVALGLFFNPWLVFIALFVFLGGQAEARAARTRSVLEGVNVGQAMLTVFRALRADETLADASAELLAGSQQDFPVVDADGEVVGVLTRDLLVQALAREGLGASVGSVMLRGCPTVPESADLEDAFERMQTSRCPVLPVLRDGRLVGLLTMENLGEFVMLRGAIDRGMASGRGNATPPFG, encoded by the coding sequence ATGCACTGGACCTTCCTGCTCCTCGTCGGATGGATCGTGTTCGTGTCCCTGACTCGGGGCGGCGACCTGGTGGGAACGGCCTGGTCGCTCGGGTTCGTCGCCGCGCTCTTCACCTGCGTCGTCCTCCACGAACTCGGGCACGCTCTGGCCGCCCGGCGGTATGGCATCGCGACGCGCGGCATTACCCTGCTGCCGATAGGCGGCGTCGCAGCGCTCGAACGGATGCCGACCGAGCCGGTCCAGGAGATCGTCATCGCCCTCGCCGGTCCGGCGGTCAACGTCGTGATCGCGGGACTGCTCTTCGGCCTGCTCGCGGCGTTCGGCGACGTGCGGCCGACCGGCACCCCGGTGCTCTTCGTGGGCGAGCACTACGGCTTCGTCACCCACCTGGCGATTGTGAACGTTGCGCTCGTCCTCTTCAACCTGCTCCCCGCGTTCCCCATGGACGGCGGACGGGTTCTGCGTGCCCTTCTGGCAACCGCCATGAGTTACGCGGACGCTACCGAGTGGGCCGCCCGGGTCGGGGGGCTGATGGCCGCGCTCTTCGTCGCCCTCGGCCTCTTCTTCAACCCGTGGCTGGTCTTCATCGCGCTCTTCGTCTTCCTCGGCGGCCAGGCAGAGGCCAGAGCAGCCCGGACACGCTCCGTGCTCGAAGGCGTGAACGTCGGCCAGGCGATGCTGACGGTCTTCCGTGCTCTCCGTGCCGACGAGACGCTCGCGGATGCCTCGGCCGAGCTCCTCGCCGGGTCGCAGCAGGACTTCCCGGTTGTCGATGCCGACGGAGAGGTCGTCGGCGTTCTCACACGAGACCTGCTCGTGCAGGCCTTGGCACGCGAAGGGCTTGGGGCGAGCGTCGGCAGCGTCATGCTGCGCGGCTGCCCCACCGTGCCCGAGTCGGCGGACCTGGAGGACGCCTTCGAACGGATGCAGACCTCTCGCTGCCCCGTGCTGCCGGTGCTGCGCGACGGCCGACTCGTCGGTCTCCTCACAATGGAGAACCTCGGCGAGTTCGTCATGCTGCGCGGGGCGATCGACCGGGGCATGGCCTCGGGGCGAGGCAACGCCACGCCGCCGTTCGGTTGA
- a CDS encoding ABC transporter permease gives MDPAPTLERATHVSAGAAFRRNRSAVVGLVVIVLMVLACLCTLPWTLGNAPGEAGIPRYNAGEPRAGRLPPSWWRADAQQAVRLNLLVDVATVEQIASAHGVAADEMLIETTDAAARDLRRHWPSYTLGTDALGRSLLLRTLTGGGISLTIGIAAALISVFIGTLYGGLSGYIGGRTDAVMMRIVDILYGLPYILLVVLLAVASDAVMDEYVTRQQARERWVHGEAALVAAERGLPTDRASVERLLSQDADLRADLDARTERVPSLRRREISDGVRTTYDVVVLLVAIGGVSWLTMARVIRGQVLSLKSQPFVEAARAAGAPVGRVFWRHLLPNLMGPIIVYATLTVPQAILQESFLSFLGIGVKPPLPSWGNLAAEGLSELNSYRSNWWLLLFPCLLLGVTLLALNFVGEGLREAFDPKRSRR, from the coding sequence ATGGATCCGGCTCCGACCCTCGAACGAGCGACCCACGTTTCCGCCGGTGCAGCCTTCCGGCGCAATCGCTCTGCGGTCGTCGGGCTGGTCGTGATCGTGCTGATGGTGCTGGCGTGTCTGTGTACGCTGCCGTGGACGCTGGGGAACGCGCCGGGCGAGGCGGGAATTCCACGGTACAACGCGGGTGAGCCGCGAGCCGGGCGATTGCCTCCGTCGTGGTGGCGTGCGGACGCCCAGCAGGCTGTTCGCCTGAACCTGCTCGTGGATGTCGCGACGGTCGAGCAGATCGCCTCCGCCCACGGCGTGGCGGCGGATGAGATGCTGATCGAGACGACCGACGCCGCTGCCCGTGACCTGCGCCGCCACTGGCCGTCGTACACGCTCGGGACGGATGCGCTCGGGCGCAGCCTGCTGCTCCGAACGCTGACGGGGGGCGGCATCTCACTGACAATCGGCATCGCGGCCGCGCTCATCTCGGTGTTCATCGGCACGCTCTACGGCGGGCTCTCTGGCTACATCGGCGGGCGCACGGATGCGGTGATGATGCGGATCGTGGACATCCTCTACGGCCTGCCGTACATCCTGCTGGTCGTGCTGCTGGCCGTGGCGAGCGATGCGGTGATGGACGAGTACGTGACGCGCCAGCAGGCCCGGGAGCGGTGGGTGCATGGCGAGGCCGCGCTTGTCGCCGCGGAGCGTGGGCTGCCGACGGATCGGGCCTCGGTCGAGCGGCTTCTCTCACAGGATGCTGACCTTCGGGCGGATCTCGACGCGCGAACCGAGCGGGTTCCGAGCCTTCGCCGCCGCGAGATTTCCGACGGCGTGCGCACGACCTACGACGTCGTGGTGCTGCTCGTCGCCATCGGCGGGGTGAGTTGGCTCACGATGGCGCGGGTGATCCGCGGGCAGGTGCTGAGCCTCAAGTCGCAGCCGTTCGTCGAAGCGGCGCGGGCGGCGGGTGCGCCTGTCGGGAGGGTCTTCTGGCGGCACCTGCTGCCGAACCTGATGGGACCGATCATCGTCTACGCGACGCTCACCGTGCCGCAGGCGATCCTGCAGGAGTCGTTCCTGAGTTTCCTCGGGATCGGGGTGAAGCCGCCCCTGCCGAGTTGGGGGAACCTGGCCGCGGAAGGCCTGAGCGAACTGAACTCGTACCGCAGCAACTGGTGGCTGCTGCTCTTCCCTTGCCTGCTGCTCGGGGTCACGCTGCTCGCGCTGAACTTCGTGGGCGAGGGGCTACGCGAGGCGTTCGACCCGAAGCGGTCGAGGCGGTAA
- a CDS encoding prepilin-type N-terminal cleavage/methylation domain-containing protein produces MTRPSPGRSSCSVTVGDCRKSLSRRSPAEGRTSDPRDRPSRRCVRLLARRGADRCLRACARAARPWRGLPRCRARAAHRLRRHPRPRRDELHQVRTHGPDRPAPVQPGHGSVRGRLGPVGFQRHAAERTALERSLGRLAGLEPTAHRRDHRRGSARNGRQRGRDLRRLAPVPRAPHRGRRAALRLGLRRQAHPAGRSERPRRRRPDDRALSPAHRPGHSPSRAARRGAHLAGAHAHGRFAQGAEPAFACRRAPRRHPLEQRPERTGPTQLLSPRRCRTLPRLPRPRRRTDAARSHRPQRHHAGAAAPTVRTDAGSDRPAFRRRAGQRVPRGLRHRRQPDAADGHPDRPARPHDPPGSRRRWGDHSRRPQPDHLCAAGAARGSDRLRHRTVSSEMERAMNNRADRDRRGFTLIELLVAIGAIALIAVGIAAVFESVGRTVTGGRRVSLLNQAAAQIEQQLRQDFRAMSRDGFLVIRHGYVDVNANGTLDITTGADDVMLHPADLAPRPRRSDEIVFLARGQFTSVRDALHPERSPKGDHARIYIGHGARYDADGTTAEINAFVTPEVNHGASGGPADRWRLGARDGPNEFAAEWILARHVTLLIQPTGAEQGPPNPDPFNLAPARWLDSDIQIAGQPAASSLFRHLAQFGSTDGPVPRIRNNSAGLSPLFASGLVDVATTDPAEVRTIICDAAILPVNSSPADFDPATGTVLDGSFQASPANGNPLLGDRKFVHAWLRELFPAHSYAGSAGGHRIRVEPSMPAYVDTVSLAAQQGWASDVLAYRLADQRAVTAHGFVPRCTEFIVEFSFGETVNDTNNPRHGELIWHGLERFVDADGNPGNGPFNDGREHRVAAPYPTDPATGNPRPYATIYRKLDGTTGTYALAASTVYDTTLPAGGTYPVQRYAHFGYFDPTWNPGAANEPPTLPWAWPKLIRITLSLADAQDPSVEQSYQFVFEVPERRSF; encoded by the coding sequence ATGACCAGGCCCTCGCCCGGTCGTTCGTCGTGCAGCGTTACGGTGGGGGACTGCAGGAAGTCGCTCTCGCGCCGGTCCCCGGCGGAGGGGCGGACCAGTGACCCGCGCGACCGTCCATCGAGGCGCTGCGTTCGGCTTCTCGCTCGTCGAGGTGCTGATCGCTGTCTTCGTGCTTGCGCTCGGGCTGCTCGGCCTTGGCGCGGTCTTCCCCGTTGTCGTGCGCGAGCAGCGCATCGCCTCCGACGCCACCCTCGGCCTCGGCGCGATGAACTCCATCAAGTCCGAACTCACGGCCCGGACCGACCTGCTCCGGTTCAACCCGGGCACGGGTCTGTACGAGGGCGGCTGGGTCCAGTGGGTTTCCAACGTCACGCAGCAGAACGGACTGCCCTTGAACGGTCCCTGGGGCGACTGGCCGGGTTGGAACCCACCGCCCATCGACGCGACCACCGGCGCGGTTCGGCTCGGAACGGGCGGCAGCGCGGTCGAGATCTTCGTCGGCTCGCGCCTGTTCCCCGCGCCCCACACCGAGGGCGTCGAGCCGCGCTTCGTCTGGGACTTCGTCGGCAAGCGCATCCCGCGGGGCGATCCGAGCGACCCCGCCGACGACGCCCTGATGATCGCGCTCTTTCTCCGGCGCATCGACCCGGGCATTCGCCTTCCCGTGCAGCCCGGCGCGGGGCGCATCTCGCTGGCGCGCACGCTCACGGACGATTCGCTCAAGGAGCCGAACCGGCGTTCGCCTGTCGGCGCGCGCCGCGACGGCACCCCCTCGAACAACGGCCTGAACGAACTGGGCCGACGCAACTACTCTCGCCCCGTCGTTGCCGAACTCTTCCCCGACTTCCTCGGCCCCGGCGTCGGACAGACGCAGCGCGATCTCATCGCCCTCAGCGACACCATGCCGGCGCAGCAGCGCCGACAGTACGAACAGATGCTGGGTCAGACCGGCCAGCGTTTCGTCGACGCGCAGGGCAACGTGTACCGCGTGGTCTCCGCCACCGTCGTCAACCCGACGCTGCCGATGGCCATCCGGATCGACCCGCCCGTCCCCATGATCCTCCAGGATCTCGACGGCGATGGGGAGATCACTCCCGCCGACCTCAGCCCGATCACCTTTGTGCCGCAGGCGCCGCCCGTGGATCCGATCGTCTTCGTCATCGAACCGTGAGCAGCGAGATGGAGCGAGCCATGAACAACCGGGCCGATCGCGACCGTCGCGGCTTCACGCTCATCGAGCTGCTCGTTGCCATCGGCGCGATCGCGCTGATCGCCGTCGGCATCGCGGCGGTCTTTGAGTCCGTCGGGAGAACCGTCACGGGTGGTCGTCGCGTGAGCCTGCTGAACCAGGCCGCCGCCCAGATCGAGCAGCAGCTCCGCCAGGACTTCCGCGCCATGAGCCGCGACGGCTTCCTCGTGATCCGCCACGGCTACGTGGACGTGAACGCGAACGGCACGCTTGACATCACGACCGGCGCGGACGACGTGATGCTCCATCCGGCCGATCTCGCGCCCCGCCCCCGGCGCTCCGATGAGATCGTCTTCCTCGCCCGCGGCCAGTTCACGAGCGTGCGCGATGCGTTGCATCCCGAGCGTTCGCCCAAGGGCGACCACGCTCGCATCTACATCGGTCACGGCGCCCGCTACGACGCCGACGGCACGACGGCCGAGATCAACGCTTTCGTCACGCCGGAGGTGAACCATGGGGCGAGCGGTGGCCCTGCCGATCGCTGGCGCCTGGGCGCGCGCGACGGTCCGAACGAGTTCGCTGCCGAGTGGATACTCGCCCGGCACGTCACGCTGCTCATCCAGCCGACGGGCGCGGAGCAAGGCCCGCCGAATCCCGACCCGTTCAACCTCGCCCCGGCGCGCTGGCTGGACAGCGACATCCAGATCGCCGGCCAGCCCGCGGCGTCGAGCCTCTTCCGCCACCTCGCGCAGTTCGGCTCGACGGACGGCCCGGTTCCCCGCATCCGGAACAACTCCGCCGGCCTGTCTCCTCTCTTCGCGTCCGGGCTTGTCGATGTCGCTACGACCGACCCCGCCGAAGTGCGCACCATCATCTGCGACGCCGCGATCCTTCCGGTGAACTCCTCACCCGCGGACTTCGACCCCGCGACCGGCACTGTGCTGGACGGCTCGTTCCAAGCCTCGCCCGCGAACGGCAACCCGCTCCTGGGCGATCGCAAGTTCGTCCATGCCTGGCTGCGCGAGTTGTTCCCGGCGCATTCCTACGCCGGCTCCGCGGGTGGGCACCGCATCCGGGTCGAGCCGTCGATGCCGGCCTACGTTGACACCGTCTCGCTCGCGGCTCAGCAGGGTTGGGCGTCGGACGTCCTGGCCTATCGGCTCGCCGATCAGCGGGCGGTTACGGCGCACGGGTTCGTCCCCCGCTGCACCGAGTTCATCGTCGAGTTCTCGTTCGGTGAGACGGTTAATGACACGAACAACCCCCGTCACGGCGAACTGATCTGGCACGGGCTGGAGCGCTTCGTGGACGCCGACGGCAACCCGGGCAACGGCCCGTTCAACGACGGGCGCGAGCACCGCGTCGCCGCGCCGTACCCGACCGATCCGGCGACGGGCAACCCCCGCCCGTACGCCACGATCTATCGCAAGCTCGACGGCACGACCGGCACGTACGCGCTGGCCGCGAGCACGGTCTACGACACGACGCTTCCCGCGGGCGGCACGTACCCCGTACAGCGGTACGCGCACTTCGGCTACTTCGATCCGACGTGGAACCCCGGCGCGGCGAACGAGCCGCCCACGCTGCCCTGGGCATGGCCAAAACTCATCCGCATCACGCTCTCGCTCGCCGACGCGCAGGACCCGTCGGTCGAGCAGTCGTACCAGTTTGTCTTTGAAGTGCCCGAGCGGCGCTCGTTCTGA
- a CDS encoding glycosyltransferase family 4 protein, whose translation MRALIIADELFARRENAMLARLEVGMTGEGVRVVQAIPERGLPPAAADAFSQAVTYADTGMPFTLNLRAARVVSAVRALGDGEGGIDIVHVLGGSAWSLGVQVARRFEAPLALEVWRGGLVGRARRLGATPGVRTAYFAPDREIERELHAAGFASRTRLIPWGVHLPAAPNGLLSPERAPTIMLAGAGRDTRAFAAAFDAIVRLMRRHDGLMLFADAEGVQRAGVWHVAREQGVLRSVSLLDDMDAHRELVLRGDFLVQPDARGEHRTIFLDAMAHGMAVVAARDPLLGWLIDAQTARLVDPHDAGAWETAIGALLEEPDAARALGASARQYVREHHRASSQIVGVLAAYETLRTPEAIPFQEGSGAVR comes from the coding sequence ATGCGCGCCCTGATCATCGCGGATGAACTCTTCGCGCGGCGCGAGAACGCGATGCTCGCCCGGCTCGAGGTCGGCATGACGGGCGAGGGGGTGCGCGTGGTGCAGGCGATCCCGGAGCGGGGACTGCCGCCCGCCGCCGCCGACGCCTTCAGCCAGGCCGTCACCTACGCCGACACGGGCATGCCGTTCACGCTCAATCTTCGTGCGGCGCGGGTCGTATCCGCGGTCCGCGCCCTCGGCGACGGCGAGGGGGGGATCGATATCGTGCACGTGCTGGGCGGCTCCGCGTGGTCGCTCGGTGTGCAGGTCGCCCGCAGGTTCGAGGCGCCGCTCGCTCTGGAGGTCTGGCGAGGAGGACTGGTGGGGCGCGCCCGCCGCCTCGGCGCGACGCCCGGTGTCCGCACGGCATACTTCGCGCCGGACCGTGAGATCGAACGCGAGTTGCACGCCGCGGGGTTTGCGTCGCGCACCCGGCTCATTCCGTGGGGCGTGCACCTTCCGGCCGCGCCCAACGGCCTGCTCTCGCCCGAACGAGCGCCGACGATCATGCTTGCCGGTGCGGGGCGTGACACGCGCGCATTCGCTGCCGCCTTCGACGCGATCGTCCGGCTGATGCGCCGGCATGACGGGTTGATGCTCTTTGCCGACGCGGAGGGCGTGCAGCGGGCGGGCGTCTGGCACGTCGCGCGAGAGCAGGGCGTGCTGCGGAGCGTCTCGCTGCTCGACGACATGGACGCCCACCGCGAGCTCGTGCTTCGCGGCGACTTCCTCGTGCAGCCCGACGCGCGCGGTGAACACCGCACGATCTTCCTCGACGCGATGGCGCACGGCATGGCCGTCGTCGCGGCGCGTGATCCGCTTCTCGGGTGGCTCATCGATGCCCAGACCGCCCGTCTCGTCGATCCACACGACGCGGGGGCATGGGAGACCGCGATCGGCGCGTTGCTGGAAGAGCCTGATGCGGCACGCGCCCTCGGCGCGTCCGCCCGCCAGTACGTGCGTGAGCACCACCGGGCCAGCAGCCAGATCGTCGGCGTGCTCGCGGCGTACGAGACGTTGCGGACTCCGGAAGCCATCCCCTTCCAGGAGGGGTCCGGGGCGGTCCGATAG
- a CDS encoding ABC transporter ATP-binding protein, translating to MTANATSARSNPRGPATDESTPIVRIDNLAVSFDNGSGPRIQAVDGVRMTIYPRQTLAVVGESGCGKSVTAMSMLQLIPRPPGRFDRGSIQFRSKHGPVDLVRLNNRQMREVRGNDIAMIFQEPMTSLNPVYTVGDQIMEAILLHQQVSAREAEQIALQSMRDVGIPEPEKRIKAYPHQFSGGMRQRVMIAMALACRPRLLLADEPTTALDVTIQAQILELLKELKRSRGMAIMLITHDLGVVAENSDVVCVMYAGRVVEYANVFELFDKPLHPYTRGLLASIPKLHERRDRLVTIKEIVENPEEFKRLPGAEHGVRPWWPWHDPPADLAARDGPAGDYVLREVEPHHWVGLWRTAALMDEEGAFPDLDFRADNRGRSAVA from the coding sequence ATGACCGCCAACGCCACCAGCGCCCGATCCAATCCCCGCGGCCCGGCGACGGACGAGAGCACGCCGATCGTCCGCATCGACAACCTCGCCGTTTCGTTCGACAACGGCTCCGGCCCGCGCATCCAGGCCGTGGACGGTGTGCGCATGACGATCTATCCGCGCCAGACGCTTGCGGTCGTTGGCGAGTCCGGCTGCGGGAAGAGCGTGACCGCGATGAGCATGCTGCAACTCATCCCGCGTCCACCCGGCCGGTTCGACCGCGGCTCGATCCAGTTCCGTTCCAAGCACGGCCCCGTCGATCTCGTCAGGCTGAACAACCGCCAGATGCGAGAGGTCCGGGGGAACGACATCGCCATGATCTTCCAGGAGCCGATGACGAGCCTCAACCCCGTCTACACCGTCGGCGACCAGATCATGGAAGCGATCCTGCTCCACCAGCAGGTTTCGGCGCGTGAGGCCGAGCAGATCGCCCTCCAGTCCATGCGCGACGTGGGCATCCCCGAGCCGGAGAAGCGCATCAAGGCCTACCCGCACCAGTTTTCGGGCGGCATGCGCCAGCGAGTGATGATCGCGATGGCGCTCGCCTGCCGGCCGCGGCTGCTGCTCGCCGACGAGCCGACGACCGCCCTCGACGTCACCATCCAGGCGCAGATTCTCGAACTTCTGAAGGAGCTCAAGCGGTCGCGCGGCATGGCGATCATGCTCATCACGCACGATCTTGGCGTCGTCGCGGAGAACTCCGACGTGGTCTGCGTCATGTACGCCGGGCGTGTCGTGGAGTACGCCAACGTCTTCGAGCTCTTCGACAAGCCGCTGCACCCGTACACGCGCGGCCTGCTCGCCAGCATCCCCAAACTCCACGAGCGGCGCGACCGTCTTGTCACCATCAAGGAGATCGTCGAGAATCCCGAGGAGTTCAAGCGGCTTCCGGGCGCGGAGCACGGCGTCCGCCCGTGGTGGCCCTGGCACGACCCGCCCGCCGATCTCGCCGCGCGCGACGGCCCCGCGGGCGACTACGTTCTCCGCGAGGTCGAGCCGCACCACTGGGTCGGCCTGTGGCGAACGGCCGCGCTCATGGACGAGGAGGGGGCGTTCCCCGACCTTGACTTCCGGGCCGACAATCGGGGACGGTCCGCGGTCGCCTGA